GGCACCATGTAGGGCGGCAGCAGAGCGGCCGCGTGGTCCCGTAGTTCCTCCGTGGAGACGACCGTGCGGGTGAGGACGTAGGCGTAGAGCGCCTTGCCCGACCCGCTGGGGGCGGTCCTGGCCACCACCACGGCCCGGTCCACCGCGTGATGGCGCTCCAGGGCGCGTGCCACCTCCGTCGGCTCCACCCGGTGTCCGCGCACCTTGACCTGGTCGTCGTTGCGGCCGAGACAGGTCAGCTCTCCCGAGGGCAGGAGCCTGGCCAGATCCCCGGTCCGGTACACCCTGGTGCCGTCCGCCAGGCGGACGAAACGCTGGGCGTCCAGATCGGGACGGCCCAGGTAGCCACGGGCCAGTTGCACGCCGCCCAGGTACATTTCGCCGACCTCTCCGGGGGCGACGAAGCGGTGCCGGTCGTCCAGCAGGTGCACCGTGGTGTTGTACCCAGGAAGTCCGATCGGCACGGCGGTACCGGCGCTGTCCGTCGCCGCGTCGAAGACATGCGCGGTGCATCCGACGGTCGCCTCGGTCGGTCCGTACTGGTTGATGATGCGGCAGCCGTCGCCGAACAGGCGCTGGGCCTTGGCAGCGACCTCGACGCGCAGTTGCTCGCCCGTGACGATCACCGCGGTGAAGCCCTCGGGGCGGACGTCGAGCTGGGTGATCAGATCGAGGTGGGAAGGGGTGAGATTGAGCATGGTGGCGCCCGACCGCTCCAGCAGGTCGCGCAGGGCGAGATGGGTCATGGGGCCGGGGGCCGGGACGATCGAGCCGCCGGTGAGGGCGGGGCCGAAGACCGACGTCATCGAGACGTCGAAGGACAGCGAGGTCATCAGGGAGAGTCTGGAGTCCGGGCCGATGCCGAAGGTGTCCACGGCCCAGTGCAGGTAGTTGAGCAGGCTGCCGTGTTCGATCTGCACCCCCTTGGGCCGGCCTGTGGAACCGGAGGTGTAGATGACGTAGGCCAGATCGTCCGGGCGCGCCGGTAAGGCGGGGAACTCCGGCTGGTCCTGGACGGGTTGGGTGAGCTCGTCGAGGGGCAGCGGCGTACAGCCGGGAGGGAAGGCGGCCCGCCCGTCCTGCCCTGGCTGGACGAGGCAGTGGCCTACCCCGGCGTCGGCCAGCACGTCGGCGAGCCGGTGGTCCGGGTGCTGCGGGTCCAGGGGCAGGAAGGCCGCCCCGGTCCTGACGACTCCCCAGATTCCGGCGATCGCCTCCGGCGTCCGGTCGCAGAGGACGCCGACCACCGAGCCCCGTCCGGCGCCGAGGCGGCTCAGCGCGTGGGCGACGGCATCGGCTCGCCGGTCGAGTTCGCGGTAGGTGACCTCGCCCTCGGGGCCGCTGAGCGCCGGCGCGTCCGGGGCGCTCCGTGCCTGTGCGCGTATCAGCTCCGTCAGGCCGGTCGGCGCTACGGGGCGGGCGGTGAGGTTGCCCGGCCACGTCCGGTCCCGGGCGGGGGACAGCGCCTCCTCCACCGTGTCGAGCAACTCCTCGGCGCGCTCCGCGACTCCCGGCGCGTCCAGCCAGGTCACCGTCGCCTCGGTGTGGTCGCCGACGTCCATGAGGTCCACGGCCGGCGGGGTGCCGGGGCCGACTCCGCCCAGCGTGTACATCGCGGTCGCCTGGAAGCCGGCCGTGCTGAAGTCGGCCAGGTCGA
This genomic interval from Streptomyces sp. NBC_00557 contains the following:
- a CDS encoding non-ribosomal peptide synthetase gives rise to the protein MSHAYRRTVTPAEWLYLGLPTPHDVQYVIEGTGALDAGDVRRAVAAASRACPGTRIVRRGKAWVDTGVAPSVHVIEGGPLDRRRPDHPALHSWAGDPQDTFEVLLFPGAPTCLVLRGRHAATDARGLALWGADVFRALRGEEPQGAPSPLNSLELMHDVRPQGLPPIPPAAAALTWPSPLGPVSPGARRAMWRTRTVSGRHPAATAKVAAALAAAYGPDGRGSFFVPVDLRRHSPGLRSTAWLSQALVLSVDSGESWEEVHRSLLSTLAQDGEMAMRAAPWTLRTPLPLLRLLSRAVSRAASRSGRYSALGFLTHLGAFDLADFSTAGFQATAMYTLGGVGPGTPPAVDLMDVGDHTEATVTWLDAPGVAERAEELLDTVEEALSPARDRTWPGNLTARPVAPTGLTELIRAQARSAPDAPALSGPEGEVTYRELDRRADAVAHALSRLGAGRGSVVGVLCDRTPEAIAGIWGVVRTGAAFLPLDPQHPDHRLADVLADAGVGHCLVQPGQDGRAAFPPGCTPLPLDELTQPVQDQPEFPALPARPDDLAYVIYTSGSTGRPKGVQIEHGSLLNYLHWAVDTFGIGPDSRLSLMTSLSFDVSMTSVFGPALTGGSIVPAPGPMTHLALRDLLERSGATMLNLTPSHLDLITQLDVRPEGFTAVIVTGEQLRVEVAAKAQRLFGDGCRIINQYGPTEATVGCTAHVFDAATDSAGTAVPIGLPGYNTTVHLLDDRHRFVAPGEVGEMYLGGVQLARGYLGRPDLDAQRFVRLADGTRVYRTGDLARLLPSGELTCLGRNDDQVKVRGHRVEPTEVARALERHHAVDRAVVVARTAPSGSGKALYAYVLTRTVVSTEELRDHAAALLPPYMVPSAVLTVSELPYTVSGKVDAGALPDPLAGSAPAAPSAIALADPVVQSVAQVWAEVLAVPAERLDEQADFHQLGGDSLALLSMLAGVGRTLLTEAGERAFMSHLHDIIEKPTLGHVAARVREAVGTGGELRESALSNSGPR